The DNA window ATCTACTGATTGCCCTTCTATCGCCTAATGCCTTGTTAATCGCTTGACCCAATGCTATGCCCACATCCTCAACGCTGTGGTGTGCATCCACAAAAACATCACCAGCACAGGTTACCTTTAAATCAAACAATGCATGTGCAGCCAAAAGATCAAGCATATGATCAAAAAAACCTATTCCAGTATTGATATCTCGTTTTCCTGTTCCGTCTATATTCAATTCCAAGTTGATATCAGTCTCATTGGTTTTCCTGGAAATAGATGCACATCTCATTGAAATACCACCTTTCTCTATATAATATCCTTTATTACTTGCAAAAACTCTTGGTTTTGATCTTTAGTACCTACAGTCACTCTATAGCAATTATCTAAAAGAGCTGAACCTTTAAAGCTCCTTACCAATATCCCTTTATGCTGGAGAAAACCATCCAATTCAATCTCTTTATCCGTTTTAAACAATATAAAATTGGCCTTACTTTCAAATACTTTAATACCTTTTAGTTTTTTTAATTCATTGTAAAGATATTCTCTCTGCTCAAGGATGTTTTTTATTTTTTCTTTATTAGCTTGCTCCTCATCCAATATCAGACTCGCTACTATTTGAGCTAAAGAACTCAAATTATAAGGCGGTTTAGCCTTGTTGAGCACCTCAATTATGCTTTTATGCCCGATACAATAACCGATCCTTAAGCCTGCCAGACCATAAGCCTTTGAAAATGTCCTTAAGACAACAAGATTATCAAAATCATTTACCTTATCAGCAATAGTTTCACCGAAATACTCATAATAAGCCTCATCCACCGCTATTATAGTATCTTTACACTCTTGTAGGATTGTAATCAGATCTTTTCTTTCTATTACAGTGCCGGTAGGATTGTTGGGATTACATATGAATGCCACCTTAGGCGAATATTTCTTTATCGAACTGATAAAGAAATCTAAATCATATCTATACTCTTTATCCAAGCTTACTTCCACCGGCTGTCCACCATAAACCAAAGTATCTAGTTTATACATTGAAAAAGAAGGTATAGGCATTACTACTCTTTCTCCCTTATCAACAAAGGCCTTTATTATTAACTCTATTATCTGATCCGAACCTGCGCCCACTAATATATTCTCTGGGTTGGCATTGGATTTTATAGCAAGCTTTTTTCTCAATATATCAGAATCGCTGTCAGGGTATAAATTTAATTTACCATCCGATAGAAGATATTCAGATACTTTCTTTCTTACACCTTCCGATAAACTAAAAGGACTTTCATTTGCATCCAATTTTATTTTATAATTTTGTTTGTTTGCTTTATAAGGAACAATCTGCCTTATGGCATCTCTCTGCAATTGCTTGGCAATATGCCCTGAATTATTCATCTTCTGTAAGCCTCACTTTTATAGAATTTTCGTGTGCTGTAAGCCCTTCAGACCGAGCAAAAATCATTATATCTCGACTCGCTTGATTTAAAGCCTGCTGTGAATAATATATTATACTTGACTTCTTTATGAAATCATCCACTCCTAAAGGAGAAAAAAACCTTGCAGTACCCCCTGTAGGTAACACGTGATTAGGCCCTGCAAAATAGTCTCCTACCGGTTCAGCGCTATAATTGCCCAAGAATATTGCACCGGCATTATCTATCCTGGTCATCATCTCAAAGGGATTTTCCACACATATTTCTAAATGCTCAGGAGCAATATTATTTGCAAGGTCTACAGCTTGAGCAAGATTATCTACACATATTATAGCACTATAATTTTGTAGGGATTTTTCTATTATATCCTTTTTCTCCAGTTTTCGAGCCTGCTGATTTATGCTTTGTTTAACTTTCTGGGCTACTGTTTCGCTATCTGTGATCATTATACATGCAGCGAGAGGATCATGCTCTGCTTGGGAAAGAAGATCTGCAGCTACAAATTCCGGAACACATGTTCGGTCGGCTATAACCAATATCTCACTTGGCCCTGCAATCATATCTATATCTACAGTTCCATACACACACCTTTTAGCTAGTGCTACATATATATTGCCAGGTCCGGTTATCTTATCCACCTTGGTAATAGTTTGTGTCCCATATGCCAACGCAGCTATTGCCTGGGCCCCCCCTATCTTAAAAATTTCATCCACACCTGCTTCCTTGGCTGCTACCAAGGTATTATGATAAATTGTCCCATCAGGTTGTGGCGGAGTCACCATAATAATTTTTTTAACCCCCGCAACTTTAGCAGGCATCACATTCATCAATACCGACGATGGATAAGCAGCTTTACCTCCGGGAACATATACACCTGCCTTTGCTATACTTGTGATTTTCTGTCCCAGCATTATCCCCTCATCATCAGTTTTAAACCAGGACTGCCTTTTTTGCATTTGATGAAATTTAAAAATATTATCTCTAGCTTTACGGATACTTTCAAGCAAATCATCATCTATTTTTCTATAGGCTTCTTCCATTTCATCCTGGGTGACTTTCAGCTGCTCTACATCCATTTTTACTCCATCAAATTCTTGAGTATATGCCAGTAAAGCACTGTCCCCTTTCTGTTTTACATCCTGTATTATTTTTTCAACTGCTTGCATATACTCTGAAGAAACAATATCATCCCTGTCTATTAACTTTTGTATCATTCCATCTTTCTGATTAAAATCTATCACCCTGATCATTTATTCCACCTCCATAGCTCTTCTGATCTGTGATATGAACATTTTAATATCCTCACTTTTAGTTTTTAAACTAGCCCGATTAACCACTAGTCTGGCACTTACATCACATATATCCTCCAAAACAACCAATCCATTCTCTTTCAAGGTTCTACCGCTTTCCACGATATCCACTATTACCTCTGCAAGCCCTAATATAGGCGCTAATTCTACTGATCCATTCAATTTTATTACTTCTACAGTCTCATCTTTACTTTTATAGTATTTGGATGCAACATTAGGATATTTGGTAGCAACTCTTTTGTTGGATATTACTATATTTCTGTTTTTTAGCTCCGGCATTCCTGCGACTGCCAACTTACATTTGCCAAAATCCAAGTCCAAAATCTCGTAAAGATCCCTCTCCTCTTCCATGAGAGTATCCTTACCGCATATTCCTACATCGGCAGCCCCATATTCAACATAAGTAGGTACATCGGTAGGCTTTACAAGGACGAACCTATATTTATCTTTGTTGGTATTAAAAATCAATTTTCTGGTATTCCCTTTAAGTTTGGCACAGTCAACACCTGCTTTTTCCATCAAATCTATTGATAGATCAGCTAATCTCCCTTTAGCAAGAGCAATTGTAATCATACCCATGGCACTTCTTCCTCTCCAAGTTATTTATAAAAGAATCGGTTTTATATGTTTCCCACTTATCTTCACAAAATTTATAAATCTCAATATCCTTATCACCTATCATCTTTATGATATTCTTTATCCCTTCGGATTTAACCATCCCTTCATCGTACAGAGCCATATCAACAATATATCCCCGTTCTCGCATTCTAGTGCATAATTTGAATGCACAAGCTCTGTTTTGATCATCAAATATCAATCTATAGTCTATTGCAGGGGCCTTATTCAGCATCCCCTGTTTCTCCAAAGCTATAAGTAACCTTTTTATCCCTATAGCAAAACCGGTAGCAGGCATATCTTGCCCAAAATTGCCGATCAGATTATCATATCTGCCTCCTCCGCAGAGTGTATAACCTATTCCCTTAGCAAAGCCCTTGAAAATTATCCCCGTGTAATACTCAAGACCCTGAACCATCCCTAAATCCAAGGATATATATTCTTCAAGCCCAAAATCTTTTAATATCTGGCACACATTTTTTATCTCATCCAATGCCTTAAGACTTTTATAATTATCGCTCAAATAGCTGGCGTTATTGATAACTTGATCAGGCTCTCCGTAAAGAGTGGGCAGTTTCATTATAATGTCCTTTATTTCAGCATCCATATCTTTACTCTCAATAAATTCTTTTATTTCAATATAATTCTTCTTATCAATTAAACGTCTCAATTTCTCTATATCTTGCGTGCTTAATCCGCTGTCCTGCATTATCCCTTTGAAAAACTCTACTTGACCTAAATCTATTTTAAAGTCTTTTAATCCCAAATGCTTTAAAGATAAAATAGCTGTAGAAATTACCTCTGCATCTGCTTTTGGTCCTTTGGCTCCTATCAGCTCTAACCCTGCCTGGGTAAATTCTCTTTGCCTACCTGATTGAGGCTGCTCATATCTGAAAACATTCCCCACATAAAATATCTTAAGGGGCAGTGACTGATTCAACTTAGTTGCAGCAACCCGTGCTATAGGGGTAGTGATATCCGGCCTCATCACCAGTATCCTTCCTTCTCTATCTATGAACTTGAGCATATTCTGTTGTTCTATAGTTTCTATCCCTCTGAATACATCGTAATATTCAATGGTGGGAGTCTGTATTTGACTATAACCACACTTTAAGAAATATTCTTTCAAATTGTTTTCCACAACATTCTTGTTGTAGCATTCATCAACCAGATAATCTTGAACTCCTTCCGGAATATGCAAATTCCAGTTTTCCATAATACCTCTCCTTTTATACTTTAATGCTGTGAAGTTGTAAATCGATACATTAATGGTAGTATATAATAATTAATTATCATTGTCAATAAGTTTTATAAAACTGTAGCCAATATTTTTATTCCATCAACATCTTTCCCCACAAGATTCTTTTTTCATACCCATTTTTAGTATAATTTGTGTAAAAAACATAAATAATAGCATATTAAACTCTTCGAATTATAACTTGTATATAATGAAAACGAACAGCTTAAGTAAAATTAGGTGGTTGATCTATAAAAAAGCCCATTTAACTTTATTAAAATATTATATAATGTTATACTATGTTAAAAACTAAATTCGGAGGAAACAATATGGCCTATGATGGAATAGTTTTGCATAATGTATTGTTTGAACTGAACAATAAAATAATTGGCGGCAGAATAGAGAAAATTTATCAGCCTGAAAAAGATGAAATAAGGCTTCATATAATAAAAAACGGTGAAAAATATCAGCTTTTATTATCATCTAATCCTTCACAGCCAAGGATACACTTGTCCCGCTCAAAAAAGAAAAATCCCCCTCAGCCTTCTATGTTTTGTATGCTTTTAAGAAAATATCTCACATCAGGGAAAATTATAAGATTAAGCCAGCCCGGCTTTGAAAGAATTTTGGATATATCCATACAGGCAAAAAATGAGCTAGGGGACAATGTGATATATAGATTGATTATAGAAATAATGGGGAAACATAGCAATGTAATATTTATAAATGAAAATAACAAAATCCTGGACAGCATAAAACGTGTATCCAGTGATATGAGCAGAATAAGACAGGTAATGCCAGGACTGTGTTATGTATATCCACCCTCCCATAATAAAAAAAATCCTCTTGTGCTCAATCGGGAACAGATCCTAGACCTGTTATTAAATTATCCTAGCAATGATAGGATGTTATATAAGGCCATAACCAACATCTTTTCAGGAATATCCTATCCGGTATCAAGGGAAATTATATTCCGTGCAGGGTTTGATGTGGATATACCCTATTCACAGATGAGTGATGAAGGATTTTGTAAAATCGCCGATTGCGCATATGATATTTTCAATCAAGTAAAAAAATGCGATTTTTGCCCAACTATGTGGATATATCACGACAATCCTGTGGATTTTTCTTCGCTAAACTTAAATATAAATCAACCTATGGAAAAGTTTTGCGATGATTCTATAAGCCATATACTTGATAAATATTATTCAACGAAAGAACTGATACAGAAGTTAAATCAGAAAATTTCCAATGTAAAAAAAATAATAGACAAAAATTTAGAAAGATGTTATAAGAAGCTTGGGATACAACTGGACACCCTGAACAGAGTCAAAAATCGCGATCAACTTAAAAAGAAAGGTGAATTGCTGACGGCTAATATATACAGAATTAATAAAGGCCTTAAACAGATAGAACTTGCTGATTATTATAATAACAATCAACCTATTATAATAAAATTAAAAGAAAATCTTACACCTGCACAAAATGCCCAAAAATATTTTAAGGCTTACGCTAAAGCAAAGAACTCCTATAAAATAGTGTCACAGCAGCTAAAAATAAACAAAGTAGAGATAAATTATCTGGAAAGCCAGCTGGATAATCTTGATAAGTGTTCATCAACAGACGATGTAGAAGAAATCATATATGAACTAAAAAAAGAACGATATATAAAAGATAAACAAAACAAAGCAAAAAGACCTATTGTAAGATCCCAGCCTATGCATTTTGTATCGTCTGATAAAATCGATATCTATGTAGGTAAAAATAATGCACAAAACGACTATCTTACATTAAAATTCGCAGGTAATGATGACCTGTGGCTTCATGTTAAAGATGTGCCGGGCTCCCATGTAATAATAAGATGCAAGGGTAAGGATATACCTGATAATACATTGATAGAAGCCGCCCACCTGGCTGCTTATTACAGTAGGGCTAAAAATTCTTCCAATATAGCAGTAGATTATACTTTAAAGAAAAACGTGAAAAAACCCAAGGGAGCAAAGCCCGGCATGGTAATATATGAAAATTATAGAACCGTCTTTGTAACACCAGACAAAGAAATAATAGATGGGTTAGATATTGTCTAGCTCCCTATAGACGAACCGCTTCCAGGTCTAACCAAGCTAACACCCTGCTTACAGATAGGACACTCATCTTGAGGGTAGGAAATCACATCCATTTGAGCTACTGAATAAAAATCTGTACCGAAATCTACCCTACCTTTACTTCTATCCACAACCACACCTACACCTACTACCTGTCCCTTGCACTCTTTAACCAGTTCAATCACTCGTTTTACAGACCCACCTGTAGTAACGACATCCTCTACCACCAACACCTTTTGACCGGGGGTTATTTTAAAGCCCCGCCTCAACATCATCTTTCCATCCTGCTTTTCTGCGAATATATTTTTCTTATCTAGAACCCTCGCTACCTCATACGATAACAAAATCCCGCCTACTGCAGGACCGATTACAAGGTCAACATCTTTATCCTTAAAATAGTCCGCTATTCTTTTGCTCACAAATTCAGAGTGCCGATGATATTCAAACAGCCTTGCACATTGTAGATATGTGTCGCTATGTTTGCCTGAACTCAACAAGAAATGTCCTTTCTGCAAAACACCTGCATCCTCAAAAACTTCCATAACTTTTTGATCCATAAAAAAACACCTTCCTCATAGTCAATATTTTAAAGTGCCTATCAAACTGCTCACACATGATATATTGTTCTCTCTGCAAAAATCCTTTAATTGCAAGGATATATTCTCACATGCATAAGGATGGACCAAATTCGCCGTCCCGACTCCGACAGCAGTGGCCCCTGCTATCATAAACTCTGCAGCATCTTGTCCGTCCATCACTCCCCCCATCCCTATCAAAGGAATTTCGACCCTTCTGCTTACTTCCCAAACCATCCTCAATGCTACAGGCTTTATAGCAGGACCGGATAATCCTCCAACAATATTTCCTAATATAGGCCTTCTGGTCTTGGCATCTATCGCCATACCCTTTAATGTATTGATTAGACAAATTGCATCCGCTCCGGCTTGTTCACAAGATATAGCCATTTCACATATGTCTGTTACATTAGGAGATAATTTTACAATTAACGGTATATCAGTTGCCTTCCTTACTGTTTTTACTAGATTATATATGCTTTGACTGCTGGTGCCAAACTCAATGCCTCCCTTATCCACATTAGGGCATGATATGTTCAGCTCTATAGCAAATATAGGTTGATTCTCAAGTTTTCTCACGATTTGGCAATATTCCTGTACAGATTCTCCTGATATGTTAATAATTACGGGAACTGAATACTGGGATAACCTAGGCAATATATTATCAATGAAATAATCTATACCAGGATTTTGCAATCCTATGCTGTTTAAAACTCCGGATGGAGTCTCTGTAATCCTAGGCGGTGGATTCCCGATTTTCTCATCTACGGTAATCCCTTTCACAGTTAGCGCTCCTAACTGCTCGATATCCATAAATTCTGAATGCTCCATCCCAAATGAAAATGTCCCTGACGCTGCTACGATTGGATTTACTAGCTTTCTCCCTAAAAAATCAACGCTCATATCTATACTATTCATCGAATATCACCTCATCAGCATAAAACACAGGGCCATCTTTGCATACCCTTTTATACGTATATCCCCCATCTGTCTTTATTTTGCATGCGCACCCCATGCATGCACCTATTCCACAACCCATGTTCTGCTCCAGTGACACCTGACATAAAATATCATTTTGTTGACAAATATCTTTTACAGTTTTGAGCATAGGATACGGGCCACATCCCAAAACACAATCGTATTTACCACTTCTTAATATGTCAATCAAAACATCCGTTATTTTACCACCATAACCCACACTGGCATCATCTGTGGAGATCAACACTTGCTTGGAAAACTTCTCAAACTCATATACAGAAAAAACCTGACCGCCATCTCTATATCCTAATAATGATGTAATATTTCTATCTTTGAAATGCTGTGCAGCTAACAATAAAGGGGCTATACCTATTCCGCCTCCTATTAAAATTATATCTTTTATATCTTCTGATACATTAAAATAACTGCCACACGGACCAATCATATCCATATAATCACCTTTTACGCTGCTGCATAGTATTTCAGTCCCCTGACCCTTAATCTGTATATAGATGGTAAACGACTGCCTGTTTAAGTCTACAGATGCAATGCTGATGGGTCTCCTCAACAACAAACCGCTGTGCTGGCACAGTTTAATGTGTGCAAATTGACCAGGGCGTGCTTCAGTAGATATATAGTCGCTCCGAAATACCATTTTATATATATTTTTTTCAATTTGCTCATTTGAAATCACTTTACATTTGATTGCCTTCATATATCATCACCATGCAAGTTTTTTGGCTTTAGCCAAGGTTTCATTTATATTCTTTGTCATTTTAATAACTGCCTTTCTGGCTGCCTGCTGGTACTCCTTTTCCGGATAACCTTCTAGCATATAAGAAAATATAACAGCCCTGGATGAATTGATGATGGCACCCAGCCCATCATGGTTAAATGCACACGCTATCTTTTCAGCATCCGCCCCTTGAAATCCAAAACCGGGAACTAAGAAAATGCTATTTTTAATCAGCTTTCTTATAGATTGTGCTTGTTGAGGGAAGGTTGCTCCGACTACTGCCCCTACGCTGCTGTACCCATGCCTGCCCATCGTTTCTTTTCCCCATTCATTTACATGTTCAGCTACTATCTCATAAATATATCTACCGTCTTGGTTTCTCAAATGTTGAATTTCAATGCTGGATTTGTTTGAAGTGCTAACCAATATAAAAATTCCTCTATCGTATTTATTACAGTCGTTAACAAAGGGCTCAATTCCATCTGTTCCCAGATACGGATTTACAGTTATTGCATCAATTTCATAAGGTCTGTAAAAGTCATCTAAATCAAGATCCATCATACCTAGATATGCTTTTGAATACTGTTCAGCTGTGCTCCCTATATCATTTCTTTTTACATCCCCTATCACAACCAGCTGTTTTTGCTTTGCATATCGAGAAGTCCTTTGAAAAACTTCAATCCCTTCTCTTCCGAACACCTCATAATATGCTGATTGTAACTTTACCGCAGGTACTAAATCAAAAACGCTGTCTATTATTGATTTATTAAATTGGTACACCGCCTCGACTGCTCCACGCAAATTATGACCATATTTTGCAAAGTTTTCTTGCTTTATAAACTGTGGAATGCATTCAAAATTAGGATCTAACCCAACAACACAATAACTCTTTTTCTCAATGATCGATTCAATAACAGCATCAGCAAAATTCATCAGATAACCTCCCTATCCAATTCCCCATCTCTAACAATTATCCTTCCTTTATTTATCGTGTACAATATCCTACCTTTTGCTTTATAACCCTGATATGGCGAGTTCTTAGATTTTGATACAAACTCTTCTGTTTTTATTTCATATCGATACTCAGGATCAATTATAATAATATCTGCAACCGCCTGAGTGCTTATTCCGTCACATTTAAGGTTGAGAATTTTACAAGGATTGCAATAAAACTTGTTCAAAATATCTGTCCAATCAAGCATGTTTTTATGCAAAAGTTCTGTCAAAGCAACCGGTACAGCTGTTTCAAACCCCACCATCCCTGGCTTTGCTAATTGAAATTCTATGTTCTTTTCGTCTTCACTGTGGGGAGCATGATCTGTAGCTATTACATCAATAACTCCCTCTCTTAAACCTTTTTTTATGGCATCTATATCTGACTTTTCTCTTAAAGGTGGATTCACTTTTGCATCTGTATTAAAATCTCTAGCATAGGAACTATCCAATGAAAAATAATGTGGTGCTGTTTCACATGTTACATGTACTCCTCTTTGTTTTGCCCTTCTTATTATGTCCACACTCCCTTCTGTACTGACATGGGCTATATGAACACTTGCACCTGTATTTTCTGCCAAAATCACATCCCTTGCTACCATTATTTCCTCAGCTGCCTTGGATATGCCCATCATTCCAAAAAAAGTAGAATCTCTTCCTAAATTTATCAATCCTTCTGATGTTAGCTGTGTATCTTCGCAGTGAGAAATAACGGGAAGACCAAATGTCTTGGCATACAATAATGCGTTCTGCATTATCATAGAATTACTGACCGAAAAGCCATCATCAGATACCGCAACTGCACCGTGCTCTTTTAGCTCCCCCATATCTGTCAATCGTTTGCCTTCCAGTCTCCTTGTTATAGCTCCTATCGGCAGTACATCTATCACTCCATCAGTTCTACTTTTGGCTTTAATATATTCTATCATTGCTTTGCTATCTATTACAGGATCAGTATTGGGCATACATGCAACTATAGTAAAACCTCCTTTTGCAGCACTCCTTGTACCTGTATATATATCTTCTTTATATTCATATCCCGGATCACGCAGGTGGCAGTGCATATCGACAAAACCGGGGAGGACCATTTTTCCACTGGCATCGATGATCTCGCACTCTTGATCATCTATCTTATCTGCAATCATTTTTATTCTTTGACCCTCAACTAATATATCTCTTTTAAATACTCCTTCATCAGTCACAATACAACCATTCTTAATTAATAACATCTTTTCTACTCCCCTTTCTGGTAAGTAGATATAACAAGGCCATCCTAACTGCCACCCCGTTAGTTACCTGTTGATCCACCATTGAATTTTCAGAACTCAAAACTTTTGAATCTATTTCTACAGCTCTATTGACCGGACCCGGATGCATTACCAGCGCATCTTTTTTACAAAGCTTTAATCTATCCTGGTTTATGCCGTAATAGCGATAGTATTCATATGCAGAGCCTATAAATCCCTCTTTCTGCCTTTCTCTTTGAATCCTCAAACCCATCACTACGTCCACATCTTTTATCGCTGAATCGGTATCGTAATATACAGATACTCCCATATCTTCAATATCAGGAGGCAAAAATGTAGCAGGGGCAGCAACTCTGACTTGTGCACCCATTTTTGTAAGTCCCCATATATTACTCCTAGCCACCCTGCTATGCAATATATCACCTACTACAGCCACTTTAATTCCGTTTAGCGTTCCTTTTTCTTCTTTGATAGTAAACATATCAAGCAGTGCTTGGGTAGGATGCTCATTTACCCCGTCCCCTGCGTTTATGACAGAAGCCTCTACATTCTTTGCCATTATATGAGGCGCACCTGAAAATGGATGGCGTATTATCACCACATCTGCTGCCATTGCATCAACAGTCTTTCCGGTATCTATAAGGGTTTCTCCTTTATTCACACTGCTGGATGAAACGCTGATACTACAGCTAGTCGCACTCAGGTATTTAGCGGCAAGATCGAAGGATAGCTTGGTTCTAGTGCTGTTTTCATAAAAGATACTTACAATGGATTTTCCATTAAGGTGAGGTGTCTTCTTTACATCTTGAAGCAGTATATATTTCATCAACTCTGCAGTTGATAATATATAATCTATCTCTTCAAATGTCAGTTCCCTTAACCCAAGCAAATCTTTTCTCATATACTTCATTTGTCTACACCACCTTAAATGTTATTAGTAAAATAGCAGCAAGATTATATCTCACTGCTATTTTCTTATATCATATGTTTTCAGGCAATAACTTATTTAATACTACACCTACAAGCGCTGCAAGGCTAATGCCCGCCAGCTTAAGATTCCCTATTGGAAGTATTACTCCACTCAATCCCATAACAAGTATCAAAGACACGATGATCAAATTTCTGCTACATGTAAAATCCAAATTTGCCTCCGATATCGTCCTCATCCCTATACTTGCTATCATACCGAACAATATCAAGCTTACTCCTCCCATGACAGGAGTGGGTATAGTCTGCAATGCTCCTCCCAATTTGCCAAAAAGGCTCATCGCTATAGCAAACACTGCTGCCAGCTCTAATATTTTAGGATCATATACCTTTGTCACCGCTAAAACACCTGTGTTTTCACTATATGTGGTATTTGCAGGTCCTCCTAACATACCGGCAAAAACTGTTGCTAACCCGTCACCTAAAAGTGTTCTGTTTAAACCCGGATCTGTAAGAAAATCTTTCTTTACAACAGCTCCGTTAGTTGTGATGTCTCCAATATGCTCCATGAAAGTTACCAGTGCTACCGGGGCAATCAACGCAATTGCCTCCCATGAAAATTTGGGGAACATAAACTGGGGTAATCCAAACCATTTTGACTGAGCCATTATTTCTTGTGAATGGGCATTGAATATCAAAGGATTAGCACCTGATAGACCAGTAATATCAAACACCATCGATATCAGATAACCAACCCCTATCCCTATAAGAATAGGAACCAACTTAAAGAATCCTTTAGCAAATATCGATACAGCTATAACGACAGCCAATACTATGAGTGCTACCGCCCAATTGTTCTGTGCCATATCAACCGCTGTAGGACTTAAAACTAACCCTATAACCATTATCATAGGTCCTGTTACAACCGGAGGAAAGAAGCTCTTTACCTTTTCCACTCCGAATATCGTAACTATTAAGGATAATAACAAATACATAACACCCGCTATTACTATTCCTCCAAGGGCGTAAGGCAGTCTTGAAGGATCTAGAGGTTTCCCATTATCACCCATAGGGCTTACTGCTAGTATAACCGGGATAAAAGCAAAACTCGACCCTAAAAAAACAGGTACCTTTCTATTGGTTACAAGATGGAATATTAAAGTTCCTACTCCAGCTGTAAAAAGCGCTACTGATGTACTAAGCCCCGTCAAAAGTGGTACAAGGACAGTTGCTCCAAACATTGCAAAAACGTGTTGAATGGCTAAAAGTATGTTCTTAGTTGTCTTTGACATTATAATTCCCCCTAATTTTAAAATTTTTTATAAAATAAAAAACCTTATCAACGCTGATAAGGTTTTTGACTCACAAAAATATAGTGATTCCAAAATACCTTTACCAGCCTCTCTGGACTGATTTAAAAGGTGAAATTGAAATTACAATTCATTTATTACCACTTTATTGTATCCATCAAACTCTGTTACATTTACATTCACTATCTCACTTCTAGCTGTAGGCACGTTCTTGCCTACATAATCGGCTCTGATAGGCAATTCCCTATGTCCCCTGTCTATCAACACCGCAAGCTGTATTGTTTTAGGCCTTCCAAGATCTATGATAGCA is part of the Clostridia bacterium genome and encodes:
- the hisC gene encoding histidinol-phosphate transaminase, with the translated sequence MNNSGHIAKQLQRDAIRQIVPYKANKQNYKIKLDANESPFSLSEGVRKKVSEYLLSDGKLNLYPDSDSDILRKKLAIKSNANPENILVGAGSDQIIELIIKAFVDKGERVVMPIPSFSMYKLDTLVYGGQPVEVSLDKEYRYDLDFFISSIKKYSPKVAFICNPNNPTGTVIERKDLITILQECKDTIIAVDEAYYEYFGETIADKVNDFDNLVVLRTFSKAYGLAGLRIGYCIGHKSIIEVLNKAKPPYNLSSLAQIVASLILDEEQANKEKIKNILEQREYLYNELKKLKGIKVFESKANFILFKTDKEIELDGFLQHKGILVRSFKGSALLDNCYRVTVGTKDQNQEFLQVIKDII
- the hisD gene encoding histidinol dehydrogenase, encoding MIRVIDFNQKDGMIQKLIDRDDIVSSEYMQAVEKIIQDVKQKGDSALLAYTQEFDGVKMDVEQLKVTQDEMEEAYRKIDDDLLESIRKARDNIFKFHQMQKRQSWFKTDDEGIMLGQKITSIAKAGVYVPGGKAAYPSSVLMNVMPAKVAGVKKIIMVTPPQPDGTIYHNTLVAAKEAGVDEIFKIGGAQAIAALAYGTQTITKVDKITGPGNIYVALAKRCVYGTVDIDMIAGPSEILVIADRTCVPEFVAADLLSQAEHDPLAACIMITDSETVAQKVKQSINQQARKLEKKDIIEKSLQNYSAIICVDNLAQAVDLANNIAPEHLEICVENPFEMMTRIDNAGAIFLGNYSAEPVGDYFAGPNHVLPTGGTARFFSPLGVDDFIKKSSIIYYSQQALNQASRDIMIFARSEGLTAHENSIKVRLTEDE
- the hisG gene encoding ATP phosphoribosyltransferase, whose amino-acid sequence is MGMITIALAKGRLADLSIDLMEKAGVDCAKLKGNTRKLIFNTNKDKYRFVLVKPTDVPTYVEYGAADVGICGKDTLMEEERDLYEILDLDFGKCKLAVAGMPELKNRNIVISNKRVATKYPNVASKYYKSKDETVEVIKLNGSVELAPILGLAEVIVDIVESGRTLKENGLVVLEDICDVSARLVVNRASLKTKSEDIKMFISQIRRAMEVE
- the hisZ gene encoding ATP phosphoribosyltransferase regulatory subunit produces the protein MENWNLHIPEGVQDYLVDECYNKNVVENNLKEYFLKCGYSQIQTPTIEYYDVFRGIETIEQQNMLKFIDREGRILVMRPDITTPIARVAATKLNQSLPLKIFYVGNVFRYEQPQSGRQREFTQAGLELIGAKGPKADAEVISTAILSLKHLGLKDFKIDLGQVEFFKGIMQDSGLSTQDIEKLRRLIDKKNYIEIKEFIESKDMDAEIKDIIMKLPTLYGEPDQVINNASYLSDNYKSLKALDEIKNVCQILKDFGLEEYISLDLGMVQGLEYYTGIIFKGFAKGIGYTLCGGGRYDNLIGNFGQDMPATGFAIGIKRLLIALEKQGMLNKAPAIDYRLIFDDQNRACAFKLCTRMRERGYIVDMALYDEGMVKSEGIKNIIKMIGDKDIEIYKFCEDKWETYKTDSFINNLERKKCHGYDYNCSC
- a CDS encoding NFACT RNA binding domain-containing protein, translated to MAYDGIVLHNVLFELNNKIIGGRIEKIYQPEKDEIRLHIIKNGEKYQLLLSSNPSQPRIHLSRSKKKNPPQPSMFCMLLRKYLTSGKIIRLSQPGFERILDISIQAKNELGDNVIYRLIIEIMGKHSNVIFINENNKILDSIKRVSSDMSRIRQVMPGLCYVYPPSHNKKNPLVLNREQILDLLLNYPSNDRMLYKAITNIFSGISYPVSREIIFRAGFDVDIPYSQMSDEGFCKIADCAYDIFNQVKKCDFCPTMWIYHDNPVDFSSLNLNINQPMEKFCDDSISHILDKYYSTKELIQKLNQKISNVKKIIDKNLERCYKKLGIQLDTLNRVKNRDQLKKKGELLTANIYRINKGLKQIELADYYNNNQPIIIKLKENLTPAQNAQKYFKAYAKAKNSYKIVSQQLKINKVEINYLESQLDNLDKCSSTDDVEEIIYELKKERYIKDKQNKAKRPIVRSQPMHFVSSDKIDIYVGKNNAQNDYLTLKFAGNDDLWLHVKDVPGSHVIIRCKGKDIPDNTLIEAAHLAAYYSRAKNSSNIAVDYTLKKNVKKPKGAKPGMVIYENYRTVFVTPDKEIIDGLDIV